A window of the Bacteroides thetaiotaomicron VPI-5482 genome harbors these coding sequences:
- a CDS encoding RyR domain-containing protein → MKENKLDYIPEPMDLSLVDLPESLIQLSERIAENVHEVWAKARIDEGWTYGEKRDDIHKKHPCLVPYDELPEEEKEYDRNTAMNTIKMVKKLGFRIEKED, encoded by the coding sequence ATGAAAGAAAATAAACTGGATTACATCCCCGAACCGATGGACCTTTCATTGGTTGACCTTCCCGAATCTTTAATCCAATTATCAGAGCGCATCGCTGAAAATGTACATGAAGTGTGGGCAAAAGCCCGTATAGATGAAGGCTGGACATATGGCGAAAAACGCGATGATATCCATAAAAAGCATCCTTGTCTGGTACCTTATGATGAGTTGCCGGAAGAAGAAAAAGAGTACGACCGGAATACGGCTATGAATACGATCAAGATGGTGAAGAAATTAGGTTTCAGAATAGAAAAGGAGGATTAA
- a CDS encoding DMT family transporter, which yields MNNKTKGFIYGAIAAASYGMNPLFTLPLYAAGMSVDTVLFYRYAFAVIVLGVLMKLQGQSFTLRKADILPLVIMGLLFSFSSLLLFMSYNYMDAGIASTILFVYPVMVAVIMGAFFKEKISAITVFSILLALSGIALLYQGDGNKPLSTVGIIFVLLSSLSYAIYIVGVNRSSLKTLPTTKLTFYAILFGLSVYIVRLNFCTELQIIPSPLLWADVLALAILPTAVSLICTALAIQSIGSTPTAILGALEPVTALFFGVLLFHEKLTPRLMVGILMIITAVTLIIIGKSLIKKMSVLLQISKK from the coding sequence ATGAATAACAAGACCAAAGGTTTTATTTATGGAGCCATTGCCGCTGCAAGCTACGGTATGAATCCTCTCTTCACACTCCCGCTCTATGCTGCCGGCATGAGTGTCGATACTGTTTTATTCTACCGTTACGCATTTGCCGTAATTGTATTGGGTGTCTTGATGAAGCTGCAAGGGCAGTCTTTTACTCTTCGCAAGGCAGACATTCTCCCCTTGGTAATCATGGGATTGCTGTTTTCGTTTTCATCTCTGCTTCTATTCATGAGTTACAACTATATGGATGCCGGTATTGCTTCTACCATTCTGTTCGTTTATCCGGTGATGGTAGCTGTGATCATGGGCGCCTTTTTCAAAGAGAAGATTTCCGCAATCACCGTTTTTTCGATCCTGTTGGCACTTTCGGGCATTGCCCTGCTCTATCAGGGAGATGGCAACAAACCACTCTCCACCGTAGGAATTATCTTTGTTTTACTGTCGTCTCTCTCCTATGCCATTTATATCGTAGGAGTCAACCGGTCTTCATTAAAAACATTACCGACTACCAAACTGACTTTTTATGCTATATTATTCGGATTATCGGTTTACATAGTCCGCTTGAATTTCTGCACGGAATTGCAAATCATACCCTCTCCCTTATTGTGGGCAGATGTTCTGGCCTTGGCCATTCTCCCCACTGCCGTGTCATTGATTTGCACCGCATTAGCCATTCAATCTATAGGCTCCACTCCTACTGCTATACTCGGTGCTCTGGAGCCTGTGACAGCGTTATTTTTCGGGGTCCTCCTGTTTCACGAAAAACTGACTCCCCGATTAATGGTCGGTATTTTAATGATTATCACTGCCGTTACATTGATTATCATCGGCAAGTCGCTTATAAAAAAGATGAGTGTGCTGTTGCAGATAAGCAAAAAATAG
- the frr gene encoding ribosome recycling factor, whose amino-acid sequence MVDVKTCLDNAQEKMDMAVMYLEEALAHIRAGKASTRLLDGIRVDSYGSMVPISNVAALSTPDARSITIKPWDKSMFRAIEKAIIDSDLGIMPENNGEVIRIGIPPLTEERRRQLAKQCKAEGETAKVSVRNARRDGIDALKKAVKDGLAEDEQKNAEAKLQKIHDKYIKQIEDMLADKDKEIMTV is encoded by the coding sequence ATGGTAGACGTAAAGACTTGCCTTGACAATGCACAAGAAAAAATGGATATGGCTGTAATGTATCTCGAAGAAGCATTGGCACATATCCGCGCTGGAAAAGCGAGTACCCGACTGTTGGATGGTATCCGCGTAGACTCTTACGGAAGTATGGTTCCTATCAGCAATGTAGCTGCTTTATCCACTCCGGATGCTCGCAGTATCACCATCAAACCGTGGGACAAAAGTATGTTCCGTGCCATCGAAAAAGCCATTATCGACTCTGACCTTGGCATTATGCCCGAAAATAATGGTGAAGTAATCCGTATTGGTATTCCTCCTCTGACGGAAGAACGTCGTAGACAGCTCGCTAAACAGTGTAAAGCGGAAGGCGAAACTGCCAAAGTAAGTGTACGCAACGCTCGTCGCGATGGCATCGACGCACTGAAAAAAGCAGTAAAAGACGGACTGGCAGAAGACGAGCAGAAGAATGCGGAAGCCAAGTTACAAAAAATCCATGATAAGTATATCAAACAGATTGAAGATATGCTTGCTGACAAGGATAAAGAAATCATGACGGTTTAA
- the rsgA gene encoding ribosome small subunit-dependent GTPase A, giving the protein MKGLVIKNTGSWYQVKTDDGQFIECKIKGNFRLKGIRSTNPVAVGDRVQIILNQEGTAFINEIEDRKNYIIRRSSNLSKQSHILAANLDQCMLVVTVNYPETSTIFIDRFLASAEAYRVPVKLVFNKVDAYNEDELRYLDALINLYTHIGYPCFKVSAKEGTGVDAIKKDLEGKITLFSGHSGVGKSTLINAILPGTKVKTGEISTYHNKGMHTTTFSEMFSVDGDGYIIDTPGIKGFGTFDMEEEEIGHYFPEIFKVSADCKYGNCTHRHEPGCAVREAVEKHLISESRYTSYLNMLEDKEEGKYRAAY; this is encoded by the coding sequence ATGAAGGGATTAGTAATCAAGAACACGGGCAGTTGGTATCAGGTGAAGACCGACGACGGACAATTTATTGAATGTAAAATCAAAGGTAATTTCCGGTTAAAAGGTATTCGCAGCACCAATCCGGTAGCCGTGGGCGACCGCGTTCAGATTATACTCAATCAGGAAGGTACTGCCTTTATCAATGAAATAGAAGACAGAAAGAACTACATCATCCGCCGTTCTTCCAATCTTTCCAAACAATCTCACATTCTTGCCGCTAACCTCGATCAATGTATGTTAGTGGTTACTGTCAACTATCCCGAAACATCCACCATTTTTATCGACCGTTTTCTCGCTTCTGCCGAAGCATATCGTGTACCTGTCAAACTGGTATTTAATAAGGTAGATGCTTATAACGAGGATGAGCTCCGTTATCTGGACGCTCTTATTAATCTGTATACGCATATCGGTTATCCTTGTTTCAAGGTTTCTGCCAAGGAAGGAACCGGAGTGGATGCCATCAAAAAAGACCTGGAAGGCAAGATCACACTTTTCTCCGGTCATTCGGGAGTTGGAAAATCGACGCTCATCAACGCCATTTTACCGGGAACCAAAGTAAAAACCGGTGAGATATCGACCTATCACAACAAAGGTATGCATACGACTACCTTCTCTGAAATGTTCTCTGTAGACGGGGATGGATATATTATCGATACTCCGGGAATCAAAGGATTCGGAACGTTCGATATGGAGGAAGAAGAAATCGGGCATTATTTCCCTGAAATATTCAAGGTTTCCGCTGATTGCAAATATGGTAACTGTACACATCGGCATGAGCCGGGATGTGCGGTACGTGAGGCAGTGGAAAAGCATCTTATCAGTGAGTCTCGTTATACTTCTTATCTGAATATGCTGGAGGATAAGGAGGAGGGAAAGTATCGGGCGGCATACTAA
- a CDS encoding efflux RND transporter periplasmic adaptor subunit → MNKKTKWGIIILIGAGIIGGGIYSQLPKTNDELAAADKVKNTQKNGKKILNVNAKVIKPQLLTDEYTTTGVLLPDEEVDLSFETSGKVIEINFEEGTPVKKGQLLAKVNDRQLQAQLQRLVSQLKLAEDRVFRQDALLKRDAVSKEAYEQVKTDLATLNADIEIVKANIALTELRAPFDGIIGLRQISVGSYASPTTIVAKLTKITPLKVEFSVPERYASQIKKGTNLNFRIEGKLDAFSAKVYAVESTIDPNLHQFTARALYPNTNRALLPGRYTSIQLKKEEIPNAIAIPTEAIVPEMGKDKVFLYKSGKAEPVEVTTGIRTDAEVQIVRGLQVGDTILTSGTLQLRLGLPVTLDNID, encoded by the coding sequence ATGAATAAAAAAACTAAATGGGGCATCATTATTCTTATCGGTGCCGGAATTATCGGTGGGGGAATTTACTCACAGTTACCAAAAACTAACGACGAACTGGCTGCTGCTGACAAGGTAAAAAATACCCAAAAGAATGGAAAAAAGATTCTGAACGTCAACGCCAAAGTAATAAAGCCTCAACTGTTAACAGACGAATACACTACTACCGGCGTACTTCTGCCGGATGAAGAAGTTGATTTGTCTTTTGAGACTTCCGGGAAAGTAATAGAGATCAACTTCGAAGAAGGAACTCCCGTAAAAAAAGGACAACTTCTTGCCAAAGTCAACGACCGCCAGCTACAAGCACAACTTCAACGGTTGGTTTCACAACTAAAGTTAGCTGAGGACCGTGTATTCCGACAAGATGCTCTGCTTAAACGAGATGCAGTCAGTAAAGAAGCTTATGAACAAGTAAAGACTGACCTGGCAACTCTAAATGCTGATATAGAAATAGTAAAAGCGAACATTGCCCTAACCGAGCTCCGTGCTCCATTTGACGGAATCATCGGACTTCGGCAAATCAGTGTCGGTTCATACGCTTCGCCGACAACTATCGTTGCCAAACTGACAAAGATTACTCCGCTGAAAGTAGAATTTTCAGTACCGGAACGCTATGCAAGCCAGATTAAGAAAGGTACGAACCTGAATTTTAGAATTGAAGGAAAACTAGATGCCTTCAGCGCAAAAGTATATGCTGTAGAATCAACGATTGATCCCAACCTGCATCAATTTACAGCACGCGCACTTTATCCAAATACCAATCGCGCCTTACTTCCCGGCCGATATACAAGTATCCAATTAAAGAAAGAAGAAATCCCGAATGCGATTGCCATTCCGACGGAAGCTATCGTACCGGAGATGGGAAAGGATAAAGTTTTCTTGTATAAATCAGGAAAAGCCGAACCTGTAGAAGTGACAACAGGCATTCGTACAGATGCTGAAGTACAAATTGTAAGAGGACTTCAAGTAGGAGATACCATTCTTACATCAGGAACACTGCAACTTCGCCTGGGACTTCCTGTTACATTGGATAATATTGACTAA
- a CDS encoding efflux RND transporter permease subunit: MNISELSIRRPVLATVLTIIILLFGFIGYSYLGVREYPSVDNPIISVSCSYPGANADVIENQITEPLEQNINGIPGIRSLSSVSQQGQSRITVEFELSVDLETAANDVRDKVSRAQRYLPRDCDPPTVSKADADAMPILMVALQSDKRSLLELSEIADLTVKEQLQTISDVSSVSIWGEKRYSMRLWLDPVKMAGYGITPIDVKNAVDNENVELPSGSIEGNTTELTIRTLGLMHTADEFNNLIVKEDNNRIVRFSDIGRAELGPADIKSYMKMNGVPMVGVVVIPQPGANHIEIADAVYKRMEQMKKDLPEDVTYSYGFDNTKFIRASINEVKETVYVAFILVIIIIFLFLRDWRVTLVPCIVIPVSLIGAFFVMYLAGFSINVLSMLAIVLAVGLVVDDAIVMTENIYIRIEKGMSPKEAGIEGAKEIFFAVISTTITLVAVFFPIVFMQGMTGRLFREFSIVISGSVIISSFAALTFTPMLATKLLIKREKQNWFYTKTEPFFEGMNRWYSRSLAAFLRKRWLALPFTFITICLIGFLWNAIPAEMAPLEDRSQISINTRGAEGVTYEYIRDYTEDINQLVDSILPDAEAVTARVSSGSGNVRITLKDMKDRDYTQMEVAEKISKAVQKKTMARSFVQQQSSFGGRRGSMPVQYVLQATNLEKLQEVLPQFMAKVYENPVFQMADVDLKFSKPEARIRINRDKASVMGVSTKNIAQTLQYGLSGQRMGYFYMNGKQYEILGEINRQQRNKPADLKAIYIRSSNGDMIQLDNLIELENGIAPPKLYRYNRFVSATISAGLADGKTIGQGLDEMDKIAKETLDDTFRTALSGDSKEYRESSSSLMFAFILAILLIYLILAAQFESFKDPLIIMLTVPLAIAGALVFMYFGDITMNIFSQIGIIMLIGLVAKNGILIVEFANQKQEAGEDKMSAIKDAALQRLRPILMTSASTVLGLIPLAFASGEGANQRIAMGTAVVGGMVVSTLLTMYIVPAIYSYISTNRIKITKE; this comes from the coding sequence ATGAATATATCTGAATTAAGTATACGCCGTCCGGTATTAGCTACGGTACTGACAATCATTATTCTCCTTTTTGGATTTATCGGATACAGTTATCTGGGTGTCCGTGAATATCCATCGGTGGACAACCCGATCATTTCTGTCAGTTGTTCTTATCCGGGAGCCAATGCCGACGTCATTGAGAACCAGATAACCGAGCCACTGGAACAAAATATCAATGGTATCCCGGGCATCCGGTCTCTATCCAGCGTCAGCCAGCAGGGACAAAGCCGTATTACGGTAGAATTTGAACTTTCAGTCGATCTGGAAACTGCAGCAAATGACGTACGTGACAAAGTTTCCCGTGCCCAACGTTATCTGCCCCGGGACTGTGACCCGCCGACTGTATCAAAAGCCGATGCCGATGCGATGCCTATTTTAATGGTTGCCCTCCAAAGCGACAAACGCTCACTGCTTGAATTAAGTGAGATTGCAGACTTGACTGTCAAAGAGCAGTTACAGACCATCTCTGATGTAAGTAGTGTATCTATTTGGGGTGAAAAGCGTTATTCCATGCGCCTTTGGCTCGATCCGGTCAAGATGGCAGGATATGGCATCACTCCGATTGATGTAAAGAATGCGGTAGACAATGAGAATGTCGAACTTCCTTCGGGTAGTATTGAAGGAAACACTACCGAACTGACAATCCGTACATTGGGATTAATGCATACTGCCGATGAGTTCAATAATCTTATTGTAAAAGAAGATAACAACCGTATCGTCCGTTTCAGTGACATCGGACGTGCAGAACTTGGTCCTGCCGACATCAAGAGTTACATGAAAATGAACGGTGTACCCATGGTAGGTGTTGTTGTTATTCCACAGCCGGGAGCCAATCACATCGAAATTGCCGATGCTGTGTACAAACGCATGGAACAGATGAAGAAGGACCTGCCGGAAGATGTGACGTATAGCTATGGTTTTGATAATACCAAATTTATCCGGGCATCTATCAATGAGGTAAAAGAGACTGTATATGTAGCCTTTATTCTGGTTATCATCATCATCTTCCTTTTCTTACGCGACTGGCGGGTGACGCTGGTTCCGTGCATCGTAATTCCCGTATCGCTGATTGGAGCATTCTTCGTCATGTATCTTGCCGGATTCTCCATTAACGTACTTTCCATGCTTGCCATTGTGCTGGCCGTGGGACTGGTGGTGGATGACGCCATCGTAATGACGGAGAACATCTATATCCGTATCGAAAAAGGAATGAGTCCGAAAGAAGCGGGAATAGAAGGAGCCAAAGAGATCTTCTTTGCCGTTATTTCAACGACCATCACACTGGTTGCAGTATTCTTCCCGATTGTCTTCATGCAAGGTATGACAGGACGTTTGTTCCGGGAATTCAGTATTGTAATTTCGGGTTCTGTCATTATCTCTTCATTTGCGGCACTGACTTTCACTCCGATGCTGGCCACGAAGTTACTCATCAAACGTGAAAAACAAAACTGGTTCTACACTAAGACGGAACCGTTTTTTGAAGGGATGAACCGATGGTACAGCCGTTCGCTCGCTGCTTTTTTGCGTAAGCGCTGGCTAGCACTTCCGTTCACTTTTATAACCATCTGCCTGATCGGTTTCTTATGGAATGCTATTCCGGCAGAAATGGCTCCACTTGAAGACCGGTCGCAAATCTCTATCAACACCCGAGGTGCAGAAGGTGTCACTTATGAATATATCCGTGACTATACCGAAGATATCAACCAGCTTGTAGATTCTATTCTACCGGATGCGGAAGCGGTAACAGCACGTGTATCCAGTGGTAGCGGAAACGTACGCATTACACTGAAAGACATGAAAGACCGTGACTACACGCAGATGGAAGTTGCGGAAAAGATATCAAAGGCCGTACAGAAAAAGACCATGGCACGCTCGTTCGTACAACAGCAGTCTTCTTTCGGCGGACGCCGGGGAAGTATGCCTGTTCAATACGTACTCCAGGCTACCAATCTGGAAAAGCTGCAGGAGGTATTACCGCAGTTCATGGCCAAAGTATATGAGAATCCGGTTTTCCAGATGGCAGACGTAGACTTGAAGTTCAGTAAACCGGAAGCCCGTATCAGAATCAACCGTGACAAAGCGAGCGTAATGGGAGTCAGTACTAAAAATATCGCCCAAACGCTGCAATACGGATTGAGCGGCCAGCGTATGGGATATTTCTATATGAACGGAAAGCAGTATGAAATTTTAGGTGAAATCAACCGCCAGCAACGAAACAAGCCTGCCGATCTGAAAGCTATCTATATCCGTAGCAGCAATGGAGATATGATACAGCTGGACAATCTGATTGAACTGGAAAACGGTATCGCCCCTCCCAAACTGTACCGTTACAACCGATTTGTATCAGCCACAATTTCCGCCGGACTGGCTGACGGAAAGACCATCGGACAAGGACTGGATGAAATGGATAAGATTGCCAAGGAAACATTGGACGATACTTTCCGTACCGCATTATCCGGAGACTCCAAGGAATACCGTGAAAGTTCTTCGAGCCTGATGTTTGCTTTTATACTGGCTATCCTTCTGATTTATCTGATCCTGGCAGCACAGTTTGAAAGTTTCAAGGACCCGTTAATTATCATGTTAACAGTGCCTTTGGCTATTGCCGGAGCCTTGGTATTCATGTATTTCGGAGATATCACAATGAATATTTTCAGTCAGATCGGTATTATCATGCTGATTGGTCTCGTGGCTAAAAACGGTATCCTGATCGTGGAATTCGCCAATCAGAAACAAGAAGCAGGCGAGGATAAGATGAGTGCCATCAAAGATGCCGCATTACAGCGTCTGCGCCCGATTTTAATGACAAGCGCTTCTACTGTACTGGGACTTATTCCATTGGCATTTGCCAGCGGAGAAGGCGCCAATCAGCGTATCGCCATGGGTACGGCTGTAGTAGGTGGTATGGTTGTTTCCACACTGCTTACGATGTATATTGTGCCGGCCATCTACAGTTATATTTCGACTAACCGAATCAAAATAACAAAAGAATGA
- a CDS encoding TolC family protein produces MKQKGICMKRIIYIVTACVFVSVSTAKAQRIYSLRDCLEEGLQNNYSLRIVHNEEQISKNNATLGNAGYLPTLDFSAGYTGNLDNIETKARATGEVTKNNGVYDQTVNVGLNLNWTIFDGFNISTTYKQLKELERQGETNTRIAIEDFIADLASEYYNFIQQKIRLKNFHYAMSLSKERLRIAEASHLVGKFSGLDYQQAKVDFNADSAQYIKQQELLHSSRIQLNELMANNNVNQIIVIKDSTIDVHSDLLFDDLWNATLSTNASLLKADQNTVLAQLDYKKINSRNYPYLKLNTGYGYTFNKYDINANSRRGNLGFNAGVTVGFNIFDGNRRREKRNATLAFKNRRLERQELELALRSDLSNLWQAYRNNLQLLNLERQNLVTAKDNHDIAMDRYIQGDLSGFEVREAQKSLLDAEERILSAEYNTKLCEISLLQISGKITKYLEQ; encoded by the coding sequence ATGAAACAGAAAGGTATTTGCATGAAACGAATCATATATATAGTTACCGCATGTGTCTTCGTATCAGTTTCTACTGCGAAGGCACAGCGAATCTATTCCTTAAGAGACTGCCTGGAAGAAGGGCTGCAAAACAATTATTCTCTGCGCATCGTCCATAACGAAGAACAGATCAGCAAGAATAACGCGACACTCGGAAATGCGGGTTATCTGCCTACCCTGGACTTTTCTGCCGGATATACCGGAAACCTGGACAATATCGAGACGAAAGCCCGTGCCACCGGAGAGGTCACCAAAAATAATGGAGTCTACGACCAGACAGTTAACGTCGGCCTCAACCTCAACTGGACCATCTTCGACGGATTCAACATCAGCACTACGTACAAGCAGCTAAAAGAACTGGAACGGCAGGGCGAAACCAACACCCGCATTGCCATTGAAGACTTCATCGCCGATCTTGCCTCGGAATACTACAACTTCATCCAACAAAAGATCCGTCTGAAGAACTTTCATTATGCGATGTCACTTTCCAAAGAACGCCTGCGTATAGCAGAAGCAAGCCATCTTGTCGGTAAATTCTCGGGTCTGGATTATCAGCAAGCCAAAGTGGACTTCAATGCGGACAGCGCCCAATACATCAAGCAACAGGAATTGCTGCACTCCTCGCGCATCCAACTTAATGAATTGATGGCCAACAATAATGTAAATCAGATTATCGTCATCAAAGATTCTACCATTGACGTACACAGTGACTTACTGTTCGACGATTTATGGAATGCTACCTTATCCACCAATGCTTCTTTGCTGAAAGCCGACCAGAACACTGTACTGGCACAGCTGGATTACAAAAAGATCAACTCCCGCAACTACCCATACCTCAAACTGAATACCGGCTATGGATATACCTTTAATAAATACGATATCAATGCAAACAGCAGAAGAGGCAACTTAGGCTTTAATGCCGGGGTTACTGTCGGTTTTAATATCTTCGACGGCAACCGCCGCCGTGAAAAGCGCAACGCAACCCTTGCCTTCAAGAATCGTCGTCTGGAACGACAGGAACTGGAGTTAGCCCTTCGTTCCGATCTCAGCAACTTGTGGCAAGCATACCGTAACAATCTTCAGCTGCTGAATCTGGAACGGCAGAATCTTGTGACCGCCAAAGACAATCATGATATCGCCATGGACCGTTATATACAGGGAGACCTTTCCGGTTTTGAAGTACGCGAGGCACAAAAGAGTCTGCTGGATGCCGAAGAACGTATTCTCTCGGCAGAATACAACACCAAACTTTGCGAGATATCACTACTGCAAATCAGCGGAAAAATCACCAAATATCTGGAGCAATAA
- the pelA gene encoding pectate lyase, with protein sequence MRQTAFFFLLLFIQTGISAQATDYRKQQNYKEWVHLAPKFDDAFFRTEEAQRIGDNVLLYQQVTGGWPKNIYMPAELTEQEYAKARNAKEDVNQSTIDNNATTTEIQYLARLYQATQKEKYKEGVLKGIQYLLKAQYDNGGWPQFYPRPTGYYVQITYNDNAMVRVMQQLREIYEKQSPYTFIPDETCQQARKAFDKGIECILRTQVRQNGELTVWCAQHDRITLEPCKARAYELPSLSGQESDNIVLLLMSLPHPSEKVIESIESAVKWFKKSEIKGVQKEYFTNSDGKRDYRMIPCEDCPVLWARFYELDTNRPFFSDRDGIKKYDISEIGHERRNGYSWYNKDGNKVLAKYEKWKKELNRK encoded by the coding sequence ATGAGACAAACAGCCTTTTTCTTTCTGTTACTTTTCATTCAGACTGGAATTTCAGCCCAAGCAACAGATTACAGGAAACAACAGAATTACAAAGAATGGGTACACCTCGCTCCCAAGTTCGATGATGCCTTTTTCCGGACAGAAGAAGCACAACGCATTGGAGACAATGTATTGCTATACCAGCAAGTCACCGGAGGCTGGCCCAAAAACATCTATATGCCGGCAGAACTGACTGAGCAGGAATATGCCAAAGCAAGGAATGCGAAAGAAGACGTCAACCAAAGTACCATTGACAACAATGCCACGACAACTGAAATCCAATATCTGGCCCGTCTTTATCAAGCTACACAAAAAGAGAAATACAAAGAAGGAGTACTGAAAGGTATCCAATATCTGCTCAAAGCACAATATGACAACGGTGGATGGCCTCAGTTCTATCCGCGTCCTACAGGATACTATGTCCAAATCACATACAATGACAACGCAATGGTCAGAGTCATGCAGCAGTTACGGGAAATCTACGAGAAGCAGTCCCCTTATACCTTCATCCCCGATGAAACCTGCCAGCAAGCACGTAAAGCCTTTGACAAAGGAATAGAATGTATCCTCCGGACACAGGTTCGCCAAAACGGGGAACTGACAGTATGGTGTGCACAGCATGACCGCATCACACTGGAGCCCTGCAAGGCACGTGCATATGAGTTGCCTTCATTGAGCGGACAAGAATCTGACAATATCGTGCTTCTGCTGATGTCTCTCCCCCATCCATCGGAAAAAGTAATTGAATCGATAGAATCAGCCGTCAAATGGTTCAAGAAGTCCGAAATAAAAGGAGTACAAAAAGAATACTTCACCAACAGTGACGGAAAAAGAGATTATCGGATGATCCCTTGCGAGGATTGCCCCGTACTATGGGCACGTTTTTATGAACTGGACACCAATCGTCCTTTCTTCTCCGACCGCGACGGAATTAAAAAATACGATATCTCAGAAATCGGACATGAACGCCGGAACGGATATAGCTGGTACAATAAAGACGGCAACAAAGTACTGGCAAAATATGAGAAATGGAAAAAGGAATTAAATAGGAAATAA
- a CDS encoding acyltransferase codes for MKPPVMNLSNQKNQHIVWLDVVRFIAMFTVVCCHCTDPFNFYPGTAPNIGEIKLWGAIYGSVLRPCVPLFVMITGALLLPVRGDASTFYKKRIPRVFYPFLIWSVLYNLFPWITGLLGLNPQIILDFFPYAGEEVMRQSFSVSLEYILMIPFNFSILAVHMWYIYLLIGLYLYLPVFSAWVEKASERAKLMFLLAWGVTLLLPYYYQFVSNYLWGTCSWNSFGMLYAFAGFNGYLLLGHYLKNLEWSLKKTLTIGIPMFAVGYAVTFLGFRHITALPEYTDEMLELFFTYCSLNVVMMTIPVFMLAKKVKVNSERMKKALANLTVCGFGIYMIHYFFTGPSVVLMRAIDMPIGLQIPVAAILAFAVSWGLVWLIYRAGKVAKYIVG; via the coding sequence ATGAAACCACCTGTGATGAATTTATCCAATCAAAAGAACCAGCATATTGTCTGGCTGGATGTCGTTCGTTTTATTGCGATGTTTACAGTTGTCTGCTGTCATTGCACCGATCCGTTTAATTTTTATCCCGGCACGGCTCCGAATATCGGAGAAATAAAACTTTGGGGTGCTATCTACGGATCTGTACTGCGTCCGTGTGTGCCTCTGTTTGTGATGATTACCGGTGCATTGCTTCTGCCTGTAAGAGGTGATGCTTCTACTTTTTACAAGAAACGTATTCCCCGCGTCTTTTATCCGTTCCTGATATGGTCGGTGCTCTATAATCTGTTCCCTTGGATTACAGGCCTGTTGGGACTGAATCCTCAGATTATTCTTGATTTCTTCCCGTATGCGGGAGAGGAAGTGATGCGGCAGTCATTCTCTGTATCTTTGGAATATATTTTGATGATTCCGTTCAACTTCTCCATCTTAGCCGTGCATATGTGGTATATTTATCTGCTAATCGGGCTGTATCTGTATTTGCCGGTTTTCTCAGCTTGGGTAGAGAAGGCTTCGGAACGTGCCAAACTGATGTTCCTGCTGGCTTGGGGGGTAACTTTGCTGCTTCCTTATTATTATCAGTTTGTTTCTAATTATTTATGGGGAACCTGTTCATGGAACTCTTTTGGAATGCTGTATGCTTTTGCCGGTTTCAATGGCTATCTGTTGTTGGGACATTATCTGAAGAATCTGGAATGGAGCTTGAAAAAAACGTTGACGATTGGCATTCCGATGTTTGCAGTCGGTTATGCGGTGACATTCTTAGGTTTCAGACATATAACCGCATTGCCGGAATATACGGATGAGATGCTGGAACTCTTCTTTACGTATTGTTCTCTTAATGTTGTAATGATGACGATACCTGTGTTTATGTTGGCAAAGAAAGTGAAAGTGAACTCGGAAAGGATGAAAAAGGCATTGGCGAATCTCACTGTATGCGGATTCGGTATTTATATGATACATTATTTCTTTACAGGGCCGTCGGTCGTGCTGATGAGAGCTATTGATATGCCGATTGGTTTGCAGATACCTGTAGCCGCTATTCTTGCTTTCGCTGTTTCATGGGGATTGGTATGGCTGATCTATCGTGCGGGAAAGGTTGCTAAATATATAGTAGGATAG